The sequence below is a genomic window from Alphaproteobacteria bacterium LSUCC0719.
ACCCTGCTTCAGGTGTCCGCCAAGCCCGAGCGCAGATGACCTGACCCCGACGGTGCGGTCATCTTCCATGTCCTGAACGGCATAGATGGTGTCATAGCCGAATACCCAGGCCACGCTGCCGGCATAGACCATCAGCAGCCCCGTCGGCAGATCCCCGAAGGCAGATGTCATATTGGTCGCCGCCGCCCATCCAAGGGGCACCCCCCAGGAAAAGGTCAGGCCGAGAACCGCCTGTGGCCACCAGGTCACGCGCTTGGCAAGTGGATACAGGATCACAAGCGGCAGCGCGGCGAGTCCCGTCAGGATGGCGGCAACGGGAAGCCGGACAAGAACGCCAAGCCCGACAAGGCCAAGCAGGCCAAGAAAGACAAATGCCGCGCCGATGCTGACCGTACCGGCGGCAAGCGGCCTGCCGGCAGTGCGCTCGACCCGCTGGTCCAGCCGCCGGTCCCACAGATCGTTGATCACACAGCCTGCCGCGCGCGTTGTGACCGCGCCGATCAGGAACAGCAGCATCAGCTCGACCATCGGGCCGGTTTCAGTTGTGGCGGCGGGAATAACCCACCATCCTGGCAGTAACAGCAGCCACCAGCCTATGGGCCGGTCGAAACGGGCCAGCAGGATGTAGGGATGAAGCGGCCGAGGCAACCGTCGCCACATACCGCCGGGATTGATGTCGGTGTGGCGTTGTCGCGGGGCGTTGCCGCCGGATGATGGATGTCTGCCGCTGTCATTCATGGGCACCAGCCTTAGCGCAGTTTACCTGCCGCGTATAGCCGGTCAGGTGGGTGTGTCAACGCGCTGACGACCGGCTTGTAAAGCTGGCGCCGGCGGCTTACATGTGTCAAATGACCGCAACATCTGCCAAGGCCAGATTGTTTGTCTCCGATGAACTTGCCGCCGGAGTCGCCATCCTGCCATCTCGGGAACAGCAGCATTATCTGCTCAACGTGATGCGCTGCCGGGATGGTGATTTGGTGCTGGTTTTCAATGGTCGGGATGGTGAATGGCAGGCCACAATCCAACGAGAAGGCAAGCGTGAATGCCAGCTTGTCATGCAACAGGCGACACGCCAGCAGATCGCCAGCCCCGATCTATGGCTGCTTTTTGCGCCGGTGAAGAAGGCGCGGCTTGATTTCATCGCGCAGAAGGCCTCCGAGATGGGATGTCGTCGTATCTGGCCGGTCCGCACCGACCATTGTCAGGTATCCCGGGTGAATGATGATCGCATGCTGGCCAACGCCATCGAGGCGGCCGAACAGACTGAACGGCTCGACATTGCCGAAATCATGCCCTTT
It includes:
- the ubiA gene encoding 4-hydroxybenzoate octaprenyltransferase, giving the protein MNDSGRHPSSGGNAPRQRHTDINPGGMWRRLPRPLHPYILLARFDRPIGWWLLLLPGWWVIPAATTETGPMVELMLLFLIGAVTTRAAGCVINDLWDRRLDQRVERTAGRPLAAGTVSIGAAFVFLGLLGLVGLGVLVRLPVAAILTGLAALPLVILYPLAKRVTWWPQAVLGLTFSWGVPLGWAAATNMTSAFGDLPTGLLMVYAGSVAWVFGYDTIYAVQDMEDDRTVGVRSSALGLGGHLKQGVAAAYVLAILGLGGGFWMLIGPGVWLGGLAAMACHLCWQVARLEPDNPAGALRLFQSNRDAGLIMTAGLVCSHLVV
- a CDS encoding 16S rRNA (uracil(1498)-N(3))-methyltransferase codes for the protein MTATSAKARLFVSDELAAGVAILPSREQQHYLLNVMRCRDGDLVLVFNGRDGEWQATIQREGKRECQLVMQQATRQQIASPDLWLLFAPVKKARLDFIAQKASEMGCRRIWPVRTDHCQVSRVNDDRMLANAIEAAEQTERLDIAEIMPFTDLAAALDSCETDRHIIFCDEASAGDTDRNAIRVLSDAAPIVRAAIVIGPEGGFSDPERALISARQNSLKLSLGPRILRADTAAIAALACFQSVCGDWA